One window of the Armatimonadota bacterium genome contains the following:
- a CDS encoding 30S ribosomal protein S20, whose translation MPNIKSVIKDVKKSRERRDRNVATKSKIKTFVKKAHSVFEDGDPEAKAKVVSAAESVIDKAAEKGIIHKNAAARRKSRLMRAANKTQSDS comes from the coding sequence TTGCCGAATATCAAGTCCGTAATCAAGGACGTCAAGAAGTCCCGGGAACGCCGGGATCGCAACGTCGCGACCAAGTCGAAGATCAAGACCTTCGTCAAGAAAGCTCACTCGGTCTTCGAGGACGGCGATCCCGAGGCGAAAGCTAAGGTCGTTTCGGCGGCCGAGAGCGTCATAGACAAGGCCGCCGAGAAGGGCATCATCCACAAGAACGCCGCCGCGCGGCGAAAGTCGAGGCTCATGCGCGCCGCGAACAAGACCCAGTCGGACTCATAG
- a CDS encoding sigma-70 family RNA polymerase sigma factor, translating to MGFRDSSEAAARATDPDLELVRAFASGQADAFDQLYDRHNRFVYNACLGILGDPDDARDAVQETFVQLWKSLPKFSGRSKFSTWLYRIAVNKCMDFLRGKPKWAGELPLDLPSDSGPRSDGLLEQQVRQTVLRLKPEYRAVMVLYYFQQLSYDEIAESLGCSFDQVRIRLYRARQAFRKLYTQGGVGSEV from the coding sequence ATGGGCTTTCGCGATAGCTCGGAGGCGGCTGCCCGAGCGACCGATCCCGATCTGGAGTTGGTCCGGGCGTTTGCCTCCGGGCAAGCCGATGCATTCGATCAACTGTACGATCGGCACAACCGGTTCGTGTACAATGCCTGTCTGGGGATACTGGGCGATCCTGACGATGCGCGGGATGCGGTGCAGGAGACCTTCGTGCAGCTCTGGAAATCGCTGCCGAAGTTCAGCGGCCGAAGCAAGTTCTCGACCTGGCTATACCGCATCGCGGTCAACAAGTGCATGGACTTCCTGCGGGGGAAGCCCAAATGGGCGGGCGAGCTGCCCCTCGACCTTCCGTCAGACAGCGGCCCGCGTTCCGACGGGCTTCTGGAGCAGCAGGTCAGACAGACCGTCCTCAGGCTGAAACCCGAGTATCGGGCGGTCATGGTTCTGTACTATTTTCAGCAGCTCTCCTATGATGAGATCGCTGAGAGCCTGGGATGCTCCTTCGATCAGGTTCGGATCAGGCTCTATCGGGCAAGGCAGGCGTTCCGGAAGCTCTATACCCAGGGGGGTGTCGGCAGTGAAGTGTAA
- a CDS encoding WYL domain-containing transcriptional regulator encodes MTLEEQFGRLIRILQLIENEPGKWDVAGFEVEFGVGTATIERDIRILRKWGTIKRRNGCFAVNDLKLMPSAFTPSEALALVLAGHIAADRIRMPPTDAVRSALKKVNSLLSDQVDSTIRKMKRRVSVGIDLIRECNTETLNEISKAVSGHNPLDITYYVPSRDQTTKRLVEPYGLTFRFGSWYLIGYCKLRNEIRTFGVDRIRGIRVRDDHFKYPADFDLEEYLNRGWQLQANAEPEHVVLRFSKSWAKWISGCKFHPNQKMTEQEDGSLLFEVTVAGVEEIKHWILGFGDRVEVVEPASLREAIAETCARMAAMYDD; translated from the coding sequence ATGACTCTTGAAGAACAGTTCGGGCGCCTGATACGGATACTGCAGCTCATCGAGAACGAACCGGGCAAGTGGGACGTCGCGGGGTTCGAGGTCGAGTTCGGCGTGGGGACCGCCACCATCGAGAGAGACATCCGCATCCTGCGAAAGTGGGGCACGATCAAGCGGCGCAACGGGTGTTTCGCGGTGAACGATCTGAAACTGATGCCGTCGGCCTTCACGCCCAGCGAGGCGCTCGCGCTGGTTCTCGCCGGGCACATCGCGGCCGATCGCATCCGGATGCCCCCGACGGATGCGGTTCGCAGCGCTCTCAAAAAGGTCAACTCCCTGCTGTCCGACCAGGTGGACTCGACCATACGCAAGATGAAGCGCCGCGTATCCGTCGGCATTGACCTCATCCGCGAGTGCAACACCGAGACCCTGAACGAGATCAGCAAGGCTGTCTCCGGCCACAACCCGCTCGACATCACATACTACGTGCCCAGCCGGGACCAGACGACCAAACGGTTGGTCGAGCCTTACGGGCTGACGTTCCGTTTCGGCTCCTGGTACCTGATCGGATACTGCAAACTCAGGAACGAGATACGCACCTTCGGGGTGGACCGCATCAGGGGCATACGGGTGCGCGACGACCATTTCAAGTATCCGGCCGACTTCGATCTGGAGGAGTACCTCAATCGCGGCTGGCAGCTACAGGCGAACGCCGAGCCGGAGCATGTGGTGCTGAGATTCAGCAAGAGCTGGGCGAAATGGATCTCCGGCTGCAAGTTTCACCCGAACCAGAAGATGACAGAGCAGGAAGACGGATCGCTCCTGTTCGAGGTGACGGTGGCCGGAGTCGAGGAGATCAAGCACTGGATACTGGGGTTCGGCGACCGCGTCGAGGTGGTCGAACCGGCAAGCCTGCGCGAGGCGATCGCCGAGACCTGCGCGCGCATGGCTGCGATGTACGACGATTGA
- a CDS encoding sugar phosphate isomerase/epimerase translates to MKLGYLTNFSEDELKLASNIGFDGLEVHAKSWAADDLQSPDRRAEASARASELAGRYGITVTAIAHYERGNPADPKARIESYRSVIEFCSAMKVPVVATLTGGDPDAGLEDNVKLWTNTFSEVARIAEASGVKVAFENWPGFGAIPPCRSVNFGFSPTAWEMMFDAVDSPALGLEFDPSHLVWQQADYLSAAKRFGSRIHHVHLKDTEIMEDKLAEHGSFGGGWWRYRIPGFGLVDWMGFFSVLYEIGYDGGTAIEHEDGVFSGPKRADGLKLGYEYLRPMIL, encoded by the coding sequence ATGAAACTCGGATACCTGACCAACTTCAGCGAGGACGAACTCAAGCTGGCTTCGAACATCGGCTTCGACGGCCTTGAGGTGCATGCGAAGTCCTGGGCGGCCGACGATCTGCAGTCGCCTGACCGGCGGGCGGAAGCGTCCGCGCGCGCGTCGGAACTAGCCGGCCGATACGGTATAACGGTAACGGCGATCGCCCACTACGAGCGCGGCAACCCGGCCGATCCCAAGGCGCGGATCGAGTCCTATCGCAGCGTGATCGAGTTCTGCTCCGCGATGAAAGTGCCGGTGGTCGCGACTCTCACCGGCGGAGACCCTGACGCGGGACTCGAAGACAACGTCAAGCTCTGGACGAACACCTTCTCGGAGGTTGCGCGCATCGCGGAGGCGAGCGGCGTCAAGGTCGCCTTCGAGAACTGGCCCGGCTTTGGCGCGATCCCGCCGTGCAGGAGCGTGAACTTCGGATTCAGCCCGACGGCATGGGAGATGATGTTCGACGCGGTGGATTCGCCCGCGCTGGGCCTCGAGTTCGATCCCTCGCATCTGGTCTGGCAGCAGGCAGACTACCTGTCCGCCGCGAAGCGTTTCGGCTCGCGGATACACCACGTCCATCTCAAGGACACCGAGATCATGGAGGACAAGCTGGCGGAGCACGGTTCTTTCGGCGGCGGATGGTGGCGCTACCGCATACCGGGATTCGGCCTGGTGGACTGGATGGGCTTCTTCTCCGTCCTGTACGAGATCGGATACGACGGGGGAACCGCCATCGAGCACGAGGACGGGGTGTTCTCCGGCCCGAAGCGCGCGGACGGCCTCAAGCTCGGCTATGAGTACCTGCGCCCCATGATCCTGTGA
- a CDS encoding C39 family peptidase, whose protein sequence is MKTAACIAAALTACMISAYADSGPSRRLFRFETRRDFAAMFCSGAKWDSSANGIVFREKNAPADEKGIPMGRIESGDLEPGFGFDEVVLSWNADTPPGSYLKIYVQVRSGEVWSRWFCYAIWNRDNIPMKRMSVRGQSDHIASLRADILYLRRPGDAVRVSASLCSAEGAVYPTLKSLTVHVMDTKAALPRARARKDVWGKDLDVPQLSQLSVPDGGRFCSATSTAMALSYWAQELNRPDLTCGVQQAVDGIYDIGWGGTGNWTFNTAFAGEYEGIRAIVTRFDSLSDIEQWIAAGVPVIVSLDYNKLRARDTTERSGHLMLVRGFTAGGEVILNDPATRLDLGRSGRVVYSREALEASWLKNPGSWGTVYLVYPEGWKIPRNRW, encoded by the coding sequence ATGAAGACGGCAGCGTGCATTGCGGCGGCTCTGACAGCCTGTATGATCAGCGCGTACGCGGACTCGGGACCATCACGGCGGCTGTTCAGATTCGAGACCAGACGCGACTTCGCGGCGATGTTCTGCTCCGGCGCGAAGTGGGACTCATCCGCGAACGGCATCGTCTTCCGCGAGAAGAACGCGCCCGCGGACGAGAAGGGCATCCCGATGGGCAGGATCGAGTCGGGAGACCTCGAGCCGGGTTTCGGATTCGACGAGGTCGTGCTCTCGTGGAATGCCGACACGCCGCCGGGGAGCTACCTCAAGATCTACGTCCAGGTCCGGAGCGGCGAGGTCTGGAGCCGGTGGTTCTGCTACGCGATATGGAACCGGGACAACATCCCCATGAAGCGCATGAGCGTGCGGGGGCAGAGCGACCACATCGCGTCCCTGCGGGCGGACATACTATACCTCAGGCGGCCCGGTGATGCGGTCCGGGTATCCGCCAGTCTCTGCTCGGCTGAGGGAGCCGTCTACCCAACGCTCAAGTCGCTGACGGTCCACGTCATGGACACGAAGGCTGCCTTGCCCCGCGCCCGCGCGAGGAAGGATGTGTGGGGGAAGGACCTGGACGTGCCGCAGCTTTCCCAACTCAGCGTGCCGGACGGCGGGCGGTTCTGCAGCGCGACCTCGACCGCGATGGCCCTGAGCTACTGGGCGCAGGAACTCAACCGGCCCGACCTGACGTGCGGCGTCCAGCAGGCGGTGGACGGGATATACGACATCGGCTGGGGCGGCACGGGCAACTGGACATTCAACACCGCGTTCGCGGGCGAATACGAGGGAATCCGGGCGATCGTCACGAGGTTTGACAGCCTTAGCGACATAGAGCAATGGATCGCGGCGGGGGTCCCGGTCATCGTGAGCCTGGACTACAACAAGCTGCGGGCAAGAGACACGACCGAGCGTTCCGGCCACCTGATGCTGGTGCGCGGGTTCACGGCCGGAGGAGAGGTCATCCTCAACGACCCCGCTACGAGGCTCGATCTCGGCAGGAGCGGGCGGGTCGTCTACAGCCGCGAGGCCCTCGAGGCGTCATGGCTGAAGAACCCCGGCTCCTGGGGGACGGTCTACCTGGTCTATCCCGAGGGATGGAAGATCCCCCGCAATCGGTGGTAG
- a CDS encoding periplasmic heavy metal sensor has protein sequence MRRILYVVVAMLLLGVLPVLGQNDPNVGGGMAPQPGMPGMGGQGMMGGGMGRGMMGGMGGGQGMMGPGAMGGMCPMMGGQGMIGGGGMAPDQCLMMHIQSLGLTDDQMSRLRPSMTEYQKEMISLNSQIQVKQIDLHTMLMANNVDMKKVETQVRDINRMQGDLQLAGIRAFEAGKKILTPEQTRMLHQQMGNCTGSCPMMGAPGMMGGRGVMGGQGMMRGPGMADGMPGSGGMAPGAPMTPSAPPPNR, from the coding sequence ATGAGACGGATTTTGTATGTTGTTGTGGCGATGCTCCTTCTGGGAGTGCTGCCGGTTCTTGGCCAGAACGATCCCAATGTGGGTGGCGGCATGGCTCCCCAGCCGGGGATGCCCGGCATGGGCGGGCAGGGAATGATGGGTGGAGGCATGGGCCGCGGCATGATGGGCGGCATGGGCGGTGGCCAGGGAATGATGGGTCCCGGGGCGATGGGCGGCATGTGCCCCATGATGGGCGGTCAGGGCATGATAGGCGGCGGTGGCATGGCGCCCGACCAGTGCCTGATGATGCACATCCAGTCGCTTGGACTGACTGACGACCAGATGAGCCGACTGCGACCCAGCATGACAGAGTACCAGAAGGAGATGATCAGCCTGAACAGCCAGATTCAGGTCAAGCAGATCGATCTCCATACTATGCTGATGGCGAACAACGTGGACATGAAGAAGGTAGAAACCCAGGTGCGGGACATCAATCGCATGCAGGGTGACCTTCAGCTGGCCGGGATTCGGGCATTCGAGGCCGGAAAGAAGATACTCACCCCGGAGCAGACCCGGATGCTTCACCAGCAGATGGGCAACTGCACCGGCTCCTGCCCCATGATGGGTGCCCCGGGCATGATGGGTGGCCGGGGTGTGATGGGTGGTCAGGGCATGATGCGCGGTCCGGGCATGGCGGACGGAATGCCGGGATCCGGGGGCATGGCTCCCGGCGCTCCCATGACGCCTTCGGCTCCTCCGCCCAACCGGTAG
- a CDS encoding alpha-L-arabinofuranosidase, whose translation MAFSVRTAVCSVALFLVLAYPSAAAEKGDPSMTGAKITVHTDRAIGTISPNIYGHFTEHIGGVIYDGIWVGKDSNVPNIDGIRRDLVDYMKRLSPPVIRWPGGCFADKYHWMDGIGPADQRPKRYGRWSDVTEPNTFGTHEFVRFCRLVGAEPYLAGNVGAGTVEEFQSWIEYCNAPAGGTTMAELRGKNGSKEPFDVKYWGVGNEAWGCGGTFTPEDYCTEYRKFSTWLPGYGKPLYLIGCGPNGNDVSWTKRFFTKFRDYAGAPIDGWAPHYYCGSTGSALEFTEDQWYELIARGAEMEKLVNDQWNALAEFDPEHHIKLIVDEWGCWHPPGTEINWAHLFEQMSTMRDAEVAAITLDIFNRNCDKVAMSCVAQLVSNLHSLFLADGPKFVATPNFYVYEMYKVHQGATGVGIEIASPIVDFKVGDQARTFASLLGSASVSGKKMHISVVNTDVRRAVETDVDLGVTVTGGRQTVLAGGDIHAHNTFEQPNEVVLISSPLAVTGSTFKHRFLPASITMLELELQ comes from the coding sequence GTGGCATTCTCCGTCCGGACGGCCGTCTGCTCAGTCGCGCTGTTCCTTGTACTGGCATATCCTTCCGCAGCTGCGGAGAAAGGGGATCCTTCGATGACCGGCGCGAAGATCACCGTCCATACCGATCGCGCTATCGGTACGATCAGCCCCAACATATACGGCCACTTCACCGAGCACATCGGCGGGGTGATTTACGACGGCATATGGGTCGGCAAGGACTCGAATGTGCCGAACATAGACGGCATACGCAGGGACCTGGTAGACTACATGAAGCGCCTGAGTCCGCCCGTCATCCGTTGGCCGGGCGGATGCTTCGCCGACAAGTACCACTGGATGGACGGCATCGGCCCTGCTGATCAGCGTCCGAAGCGGTACGGCCGATGGTCCGATGTCACCGAGCCGAACACCTTCGGCACGCACGAGTTCGTCCGCTTCTGCAGGCTTGTCGGCGCGGAGCCGTATCTCGCCGGCAATGTCGGCGCAGGCACGGTCGAGGAGTTCCAGTCGTGGATCGAGTACTGCAACGCCCCCGCCGGCGGAACGACCATGGCTGAACTCCGCGGGAAGAACGGCTCGAAGGAGCCGTTCGACGTCAAGTACTGGGGCGTCGGCAACGAGGCATGGGGCTGCGGCGGCACGTTTACCCCGGAGGACTACTGCACCGAGTACCGCAAGTTCAGCACATGGCTCCCCGGCTACGGCAAGCCGCTCTACCTTATCGGCTGCGGGCCGAACGGGAACGACGTGAGTTGGACGAAGCGCTTCTTCACCAAGTTTCGAGACTACGCCGGCGCTCCGATTGACGGCTGGGCGCCGCACTACTACTGCGGATCTACCGGAAGCGCGCTGGAGTTCACCGAGGACCAGTGGTACGAGCTAATCGCCCGAGGAGCCGAGATGGAGAAGCTGGTCAACGACCAGTGGAACGCCCTTGCGGAGTTCGATCCTGAGCACCACATCAAGCTGATCGTTGATGAGTGGGGCTGTTGGCACCCGCCCGGTACCGAGATCAATTGGGCGCATCTCTTCGAGCAGATGAGCACCATGCGCGATGCCGAGGTGGCCGCCATCACTCTCGACATCTTCAACCGCAACTGCGACAAGGTGGCCATGTCGTGCGTTGCCCAACTCGTGAGCAACCTGCACTCTCTATTCCTCGCGGACGGGCCGAAGTTCGTCGCTACGCCTAACTTCTACGTGTACGAGATGTACAAAGTCCACCAGGGAGCGACCGGAGTCGGCATCGAGATCGCGTCGCCGATCGTTGATTTCAAAGTCGGCGATCAGGCACGGACCTTCGCGAGCCTGCTCGGATCGGCATCGGTCTCCGGCAAGAAGATGCACATCTCCGTCGTCAACACCGACGTCCGCCGGGCCGTCGAGACCGACGTCGATCTCGGCGTGACGGTCACGGGGGGACGGCAGACCGTGCTGGCCGGCGGAGACATACACGCGCACAACACGTTCGAGCAGCCGAACGAGGTCGTCTTGATCTCGTCGCCGCTCGCGGTCACCGGGAGCACGTTCAAGCATAGGTTCCTGCCCGCCTCGATTACGATGCTGGAGCTGGAGTTGCAGTGA
- a CDS encoding M48 family metalloprotease produces MRFVTRALVNTVPLFVFAFVVLLALPSAAPAQSIGDAEILMGRRAVREVEKNIKLVEDPDILLRVRTIGAAVAHAANSLEVPSTYGTGSITEFKYTFKVIDTDEVNAFCLPGGYVYIHKGLLDYVESDHELAGVLAHEIAHAAHHHMAYLIREQGRLDTRIALVLLAGIVGNVDTKDLGHVLVGAQLVRIAFSSGYGQEAEADADRTAIAYVQAAGYNPVGLLTFMERLARDHAAKPQMDMGIFRTHPLSTHRARAIIAQIEGLGLPLRRREVTNAVKAVAEKIEVDGRRECCVKLGGSVILRPAPVGGVLTAEERADAIAAGINRLLDQEPPIRRIKLDSDGRTVSVCGEPVFAVTEQDAALSGKSPAELAEQAAETLRTFVWRQTVLATY; encoded by the coding sequence ATGCGATTCGTAACGCGCGCCCTGGTCAACACCGTTCCATTATTCGTCTTTGCATTCGTGGTCCTCTTGGCGCTGCCATCCGCGGCGCCCGCGCAGAGTATCGGAGACGCCGAGATTCTGATGGGGCGCAGGGCTGTCCGAGAGGTCGAGAAGAACATCAAGCTGGTCGAAGACCCGGATATCCTGCTCAGGGTCAGGACCATCGGCGCTGCGGTCGCCCATGCCGCCAATTCCCTCGAGGTGCCGTCAACCTATGGCACGGGCTCGATCACCGAGTTCAAGTACACCTTCAAGGTGATTGACACCGATGAAGTCAACGCCTTCTGCCTCCCGGGGGGATACGTATACATCCACAAGGGTCTGCTCGACTATGTCGAGTCCGACCACGAACTGGCGGGCGTGCTCGCCCACGAGATCGCACACGCGGCCCACCACCACATGGCCTATCTCATCAGAGAGCAGGGCCGGCTCGACACGCGCATCGCACTCGTCCTCCTCGCAGGCATAGTCGGCAATGTTGACACGAAGGACCTGGGTCACGTGCTGGTCGGCGCCCAACTCGTCAGGATCGCCTTCTCCAGCGGATACGGTCAGGAGGCAGAGGCCGATGCCGACCGCACGGCGATAGCCTATGTGCAGGCGGCGGGGTACAACCCGGTCGGTCTGCTGACCTTCATGGAGCGCCTGGCGCGCGACCACGCCGCCAAGCCTCAGATGGACATGGGTATCTTCCGCACTCACCCGCTCTCGACCCACCGCGCCCGGGCGATCATCGCACAGATCGAGGGACTCGGGCTGCCGCTCAGGCGGCGTGAAGTCACCAACGCGGTCAAGGCCGTCGCGGAGAAGATCGAGGTTGACGGCAGACGGGAATGCTGTGTCAAGCTCGGCGGCAGCGTGATCCTCCGCCCCGCTCCGGTAGGCGGCGTACTCACCGCCGAGGAGCGCGCCGATGCCATCGCCGCCGGGATCAACCGGCTGCTCGATCAGGAGCCTCCGATTCGCCGGATCAAGCTCGATTCCGACGGGCGTACCGTGTCGGTCTGTGGCGAGCCTGTGTTCGCGGTCACGGAGCAGGACGCCGCTCTGAGTGGCAAGAGTCCGGCGGAACTCGCCGAGCAGGCCGCAGAGACCCTCCGGACCTTCGTATGGCGTCAGACGGTTTTGGCCACGTACTGA
- a CDS encoding zf-HC2 domain-containing protein — protein sequence MKCKQVSALISDYVDGRLSERTARTVRDHVSSCALCREELAAEKASVNALTSPMTVFAAPDVLSQVKRRVSATPVGSPRLGWQWAAVVPVLFCLAWFAFAVSNQQAPPTGGSDRPAVVNMPSEPAPSDQSEVAKPALPSEPERPAPRPKRIVARKYPTKRERPAPPPASPEALVPEPAIEYLVVYNHPGLGDGMDGLAVTPADAAEEPGPSSYSIRTTDESTGEVTGLSVYIRREGDSEENARVEFRSESAGSDQDERERSSIDEKPLDHAYGIACGDLRRCGVGAG from the coding sequence GTGAAGTGTAAGCAAGTTTCCGCTCTGATCTCCGACTACGTTGACGGTCGCCTCAGTGAGAGGACCGCCCGCACGGTTCGCGACCACGTATCCTCATGCGCGCTCTGCCGGGAAGAACTGGCCGCCGAGAAGGCATCCGTCAATGCATTGACATCCCCGATGACCGTATTCGCCGCCCCCGATGTCCTCTCGCAGGTCAAGCGTCGGGTCAGTGCCACTCCGGTCGGTTCTCCGCGCCTCGGATGGCAGTGGGCGGCGGTCGTCCCAGTCTTGTTCTGTCTTGCTTGGTTTGCGTTTGCCGTCTCGAATCAGCAGGCGCCTCCGACGGGCGGCTCTGATCGTCCGGCGGTCGTGAATATGCCCTCGGAGCCAGCTCCATCCGATCAGTCGGAGGTGGCGAAACCGGCGCTGCCATCGGAGCCTGAGCGCCCGGCCCCGAGGCCGAAGCGGATCGTCGCGAGGAAGTACCCGACGAAGAGGGAGAGGCCCGCGCCGCCGCCTGCTTCTCCCGAGGCACTTGTGCCCGAGCCTGCCATCGAGTACCTCGTCGTCTACAATCACCCCGGGCTGGGCGACGGCATGGACGGCCTCGCGGTCACGCCCGCCGATGCGGCGGAGGAGCCTGGCCCGAGTTCCTATTCGATACGCACAACCGATGAGTCTACCGGCGAGGTGACAGGCCTCTCCGTCTACATCCGCCGCGAAGGCGACTCAGAAGAGAACGCCAGAGTAGAGTTCCGCAGCGAAAGCGCTGGTTCTGACCAGGACGAGCGCGAGAGGAGTTCGATAGATGAGAAGCCGCTTGATCATGCTTACGGCATTGCTTGTGGTGATCTGCGCCGGTGTGGCGTCGGGGCAGGTTGA
- the radC gene encoding DNA repair protein RadC: MTDGRRTLTIKELPADERPRERLLKYGPEALSDSELLAIILRVGAAGYSAVGLAQKMLADLNGLRGIATASLGNFERIHGIGTAKSAQIMAMVELGKRLAASVAESRPVIRDPADAADLLMPALRDLTQEQFTGLFLNTKGEVLKTERITVGTLDSSLISPRDLFRKALGWGSASVIVAHNHPSGDPTPSQEDITVTKRLVQAGEYVGISVLDHLVIGDGRWVSLKERGLMQR; encoded by the coding sequence ATGACCGACGGACGGCGCACCCTGACCATCAAGGAACTTCCTGCCGACGAACGACCCCGCGAGAGGCTGCTCAAGTACGGGCCCGAAGCGCTGTCGGACTCGGAACTGCTGGCGATAATCCTGCGAGTCGGAGCGGCCGGATACTCGGCCGTCGGCCTGGCGCAGAAGATGCTGGCGGACCTGAACGGGCTGAGAGGAATCGCCACGGCAAGCCTCGGGAACTTCGAGCGGATTCACGGGATCGGCACGGCGAAGAGCGCGCAGATAATGGCGATGGTCGAACTGGGCAAACGGCTCGCCGCCAGCGTCGCCGAGAGCAGACCGGTCATACGCGACCCGGCGGACGCCGCCGACCTCCTGATGCCGGCCCTACGCGACCTGACCCAGGAGCAGTTCACAGGCCTGTTCCTGAACACCAAAGGCGAGGTCCTGAAGACAGAGAGAATCACCGTCGGGACGCTCGATTCGAGCCTGATAAGCCCGAGAGACCTGTTTCGGAAGGCCCTGGGATGGGGGAGCGCGTCGGTGATCGTGGCCCACAATCATCCCTCCGGCGACCCTACCCCCTCGCAGGAGGACATCACCGTAACGAAGCGCCTGGTGCAGGCCGGGGAATACGTGGGAATCTCCGTTCTGGACCATCTGGTCATCGGCGACGGCCGGTGGGTGAGCCTCAAGGAACGCGGATTGATGCAGCGTTGA
- a CDS encoding secretin and TonB N-terminal domain-containing protein: MRSRLIMLTALLVVICAGVASGQVENVAAVKAADDEPRIADLQLANTGILQALDILLAGTGRNYMVAQGSDVSGTVNVTLQDVPLDTAVKTVLRSAGLTASRENRTYFIEPIKPPVVAMVPMTRAPTLTAKPPIGTMDVKPSGTEKGVKFDILLDKANVLEAMHRIFESVGQNYVIDTGLDSAWAGPLGPRISARMRGITLDEAVQALGRSAGLVVAHIGSTYSVRPPDGALPFTYVPGIGAKPGNQLETAPVCGRCGRALDPSWLYCPQCGGRTRAATTN, translated from the coding sequence ATGAGAAGCCGCTTGATCATGCTTACGGCATTGCTTGTGGTGATCTGCGCCGGTGTGGCGTCGGGGCAGGTTGAGAATGTGGCGGCCGTGAAGGCTGCCGATGACGAGCCCCGAATCGCGGACCTTCAACTCGCCAATACCGGCATACTGCAGGCCCTCGATATTCTGCTCGCCGGCACGGGTCGCAACTACATGGTCGCCCAGGGATCGGATGTCAGCGGCACAGTTAACGTCACCCTGCAGGATGTGCCTCTCGATACGGCGGTGAAGACCGTGTTGCGCAGCGCCGGGCTTACGGCCTCCAGGGAGAACCGGACCTACTTCATCGAGCCGATCAAGCCGCCGGTCGTCGCGATGGTGCCTATGACACGCGCTCCGACGCTCACCGCCAAGCCGCCCATCGGCACCATGGATGTGAAGCCGTCGGGTACTGAGAAGGGCGTCAAGTTCGACATTCTGCTGGACAAGGCCAACGTGCTGGAGGCCATGCACCGCATATTCGAATCGGTCGGCCAGAACTATGTCATAGACACGGGCCTCGACAGCGCCTGGGCCGGTCCTCTCGGCCCGAGAATCAGCGCCCGCATGCGAGGCATTACCCTCGACGAGGCCGTCCAGGCCCTCGGCAGGAGCGCAGGTCTCGTGGTTGCCCATATCGGCAGCACCTACTCGGTTCGTCCGCCGGACGGCGCCCTGCCGTTCACATACGTTCCCGGCATCGGCGCGAAGCCGGGCAATCAGCTCGAGACCGCGCCGGTCTGCGGCAGGTGCGGGCGGGCTCTCGATCCGTCGTGGCTCTACTGTCCTCAGTGCGGCGGGCGGACTCGGGCCGCGACGACCAACTGA
- a CDS encoding secretin and TonB N-terminal domain-containing protein: MAARQRISLYLIASALVFLMSAQAVAQQAGAGEKRVTISLQDTPVRSAIDMIFREAGVNYAFEGGTQGTVNVNLTDVPFDQAVAIILRSAGLTMRRENDTYMIGPKKEVEAYVETAPTLAAEETEIARTTSLEKIRVNFADVMEIGAIFGAEYRGGSGFGGGGYTGGYGMTGGIGGYGGMGGMSSYGGMGGMGSYGMTGGMGGYGSSYGSGMGGYGSSYGGAMAGYGSSYGGMSGFGGTGTYGTGNTGIRRRW; this comes from the coding sequence ATGGCGGCAAGACAGCGCATTTCACTCTATCTGATAGCATCGGCTTTGGTCTTCCTGATGTCGGCCCAGGCGGTCGCGCAGCAGGCAGGGGCCGGAGAGAAGCGGGTCACCATCAGCCTGCAGGACACCCCGGTCCGCAGCGCGATAGACATGATCTTCCGCGAAGCGGGCGTCAACTATGCCTTCGAAGGCGGCACTCAGGGCACGGTCAACGTCAACCTCACGGATGTACCGTTCGATCAGGCCGTGGCGATCATACTTCGCAGCGCCGGCCTCACGATGCGCCGTGAGAACGACACGTACATGATCGGTCCGAAGAAAGAAGTCGAGGCCTATGTCGAGACGGCCCCGACTCTTGCGGCCGAAGAGACCGAGATCGCACGTACGACCTCGCTGGAGAAGATCCGCGTGAACTTCGCCGACGTCATGGAGATCGGCGCGATCTTCGGCGCCGAGTACCGCGGCGGCAGCGGTTTCGGCGGAGGCGGATACACCGGCGGTTACGGCATGACCGGAGGAATTGGCGGCTACGGTGGAATGGGTGGAATGAGTAGCTACGGTGGAATGGGCGGAATGGGCAGCTACGGCATGACCGGCGGCATGGGCGGCTATGGAAGCAGCTACGGAAGCGGCATGGGCGGCTACGGCAGCAGCTACGGCGGCGCCATGGCAGGCTACGGCAGCAGTTACGGCGGGATGAGTGGGTTCGGCGGTACAGGCACCTATGGCACTGGCAACACCGGAATCCGCAGGCGATGGTAG